In one window of Rhinatrema bivittatum chromosome 10, aRhiBiv1.1, whole genome shotgun sequence DNA:
- the LOC115100435 gene encoding syncollin-like: MRPIQVSFLLSLALATALAQCPQPNEIKDAEGNKVCARMFEDSSAYYDQCCGGAFLDAQNGDDMPYMPLKWSNRISSLVVATRCELTVWSKQPKHGNMRKFNAGIVYRLKDVKKGLFGTWNNAILSYYCKCN, encoded by the coding sequence ATGCGGCCGATTCAggtctccttccttctctccctcgCTCTGGCCACGGCGCTGGCCCAGTGCCCCCAGCCCAACGAAATCAAGGATGCGGAGGGCAACAAAGTGTGCGCCCGTATGTTCGAGGACAGCAGCGCCTACTACGACCAGTGCTGCGGCGGGGCCTTTTTGGACGCCCAGAACGGGGACGACATGCCCTACATGCCCCTGAAGTGGAGCAACCGCATCTCCTCGCTGGTGGTGGCGACCCGCTGCGAGCTCACCGTCTGGTCCAAGCAGCCCAAGCACGGAAACATGCGCAAGTTTAACGCCGGCATCGTCTACCGCCTGAAGGATGTGAAGAAGGGGCTCTTCGGGACCTGGAATAACGCCATTTTATCTTATTACTGTAAGTGCAATTAA